One Haemorhous mexicanus isolate bHaeMex1 chromosome 7, bHaeMex1.pri, whole genome shotgun sequence genomic window, CGCTTTTGCCGCTTACCTCAAAGAAACGGCTGCGGTTTAGGGAAACGGGTCTCACCTCTCACCACGGTGGCCACTGCTCTTTCGCCGAACCCCCGTATCAAAGCGCCATCCCGCTGTCTTCATGTGTTTTGCGCCGCCTGAGCAGCGACTCGACCGCCCCGGCGGGAGTTGCGGAGTCGTGCGTTCCGCGCAGCTCAGCGGAATCGACCAGCCGCTGCTCCGCGGCGCCCAAATCTCCAGGGACGGGTGGGAGCCCTTTAATAGGTGCCATGGCCGCTAGTAAATGTCTTTTCACCCCTCTTGCCATTactaataattatttttgtttcctattGGGctaagaattaaaacaaacgATTTTACTTTATATTAAGAGAAATTTATAGGGCAAATTATGCAGTCTCGTTCCCTTGTGAATGGATCGAAGGTTTCCACTCTTCGCAAATGTTTGAATGAAGTGTTTCACCtatcttttgtttttgtttaatcCTTGTCGAGTCACTGAGGTGGCTGCCTTTTAATTCGGGCAGTATTTAGCACTGAGAAAGGCACCTTCCGGTATTATACCTCTAACTGCTGGTGATgtaatttttgaaatattagaaaactgaaattcaTTATTGTGGGGAATTAAAATTGAATTCACGTGAGAATTCCAGGAACTGTTTTTAAACAAGCAGTAACAGGGTTGCAGCGCGATGTTGTTTGCTCAAACCCGTTATGTTGTGAAGAATGAATGAGAACATTTTGTACTGGGGTTTCTCCTGTGCCATTTTGGTAGCTAGCGAGAATTATGCTCTGGGAAATTGTTACTTTAGGGGTTACACTGAGCACAACCAGCTCCCTCCCTCAAGGAGCcctcaaaaacaaaacaaaagacaatCGATCCCCTTCAATTCTGTTTATTCAGATCATATTATTCTTGTAACTTGGACTTCAACATAATACAGCATATTGCACTTACCGGAGAGCAgcacaagagagaaaaaaaggtacAATACTTCAGTTTATTCCCAGGGAAGAATGAAATGAGACAGCTGTTTCTCTTAAATATAGGAAACCAACTGAAAGTCTGAGTATATGTACACAAGATTTACTAAGTCCCTGAATACACCATTAGAAATTTTACACatacttttttgcttttcttgtaaTTTTTACAGAGATATACAGTATGTCACACACAGTTTCAGTTTGAGAACACTCTGCACAATTATACCCCAGTTACAAAGctgttggattttttgttttctttttggtgttttcttttgaaagatcCCCTCAGATTTCTGCTAATGATTACtccaataatttttttcagtattgtcTCCCATTTCCTACCCCCTCCACTTTGCCAGAATGCTGAGGGGAAATACCAATTAAAAGTAAGTCTAGAAGAAAGCCATTACATCATGACAAAGGTTAAACTGTAGATATTGCACGTGGGTACAGAAACATAATGCAGTAACATTTTCCTCCCCCCACTTTGCCTCTCTCCCACAGGTCTCTCCTTGCCCCTGGGTCTGGGCCACATGGGGGAACCTAACTGTACTCATAGTCGGATGAGTCCTCCTCAGACACCCCTTTCAGGTCTCTGTGGTAAGAGCCCATGCCATTCTCATCCATCTCGCCAGCTGGCTGGAGGCTTTTGCCCATGCCTTTGCGCTCCTCCATTTTGATGGTGTCATAGAGTCCCTTAGGTCCTTCTTCAAGGAGGATGTTCCTCTCCGAGTGAGAGGGTTTCATTTGGCAGACATTTTTGAGGAAGAGAAGGACAGGGGCATAAAGAACGTTGGCAAGCCCCATGCCCAGGTTGAGCTGCGCAAAGCCCATGGTGTGCACAATCTGGCCGGCCACGATGGGCCCCAGGGCATATGCCACACAGTAGGAGATGTCTGCAATGGCATAGACGCTGCCATAGACAGAGACGTGTCGCACATCCACCAGGAAAgccagggtgggcagcagggcagtgtcCACCAGGGCGATGCCAAAGCAGATGCCACAGAGGGGAATGATGACCTGCCCGAAATTCCTGCAGGCGGGCACCAAGCAAGAGCTGGCACCAATGATGGCCATGCCCAGGGCCCCGTAAAACCACTGCAGGTGTGGGTACGCAGCAGCCAGTTGGACGGTGACGTAGACGCCCAGCACGTGGGGGAAGAAGGCGGGCAGCCAGGTGAGGCCCACCTCCCACTCGCTGGCCCCCATGGAATCCTTCATCCAGTTGGCGATGGTGGGCTCCAGGAAGGCTAGGGGGATGTTGCAGGTGGCCAGGGCCCCTGCCACCACGGCAATGTAGGGGTCAATCATGAGGCGGTGTATGGGGGTGCCCACAGGCATGTTGGCCCGTGCCCCGGTGCCACCGGGCGGCGCCAGGACCAGCAGCATCAGCCCGTCGAGGAGGCAGACACAGGCCAGCACCAGGAAGGGCACCCGCTTGCCCGCGAACTCGTAGAGGACGCCGCCGAACGGGGGGGCGGCCAG contains:
- the SLC18A3 gene encoding vesicular acetylcholine transporter → MSEAGGAGRARAAVERLSEAVGERRRRLGTAMGEARRQRRLLLMVVCVALLLDNMLYMVIVPIIPDYIAAMRGGGGTAGPSAPAGGNGSGGGNRSLLPARYPPATGSNEDVQIGVLFASKAMLQLLVNPLSGTLIDRVGYEAPLLAGLAVLFLSTATFAFAENYATLFAARSLQGLGSAFADTAGIALIADRYAEEPARSRALGTALACISFGSLAAPPFGGVLYEFAGKRVPFLVLACVCLLDGLMLLVLAPPGGTGARANMPVGTPIHRLMIDPYIAVVAGALATCNIPLAFLEPTIANWMKDSMGASEWEVGLTWLPAFFPHVLGVYVTVQLAAAYPHLQWFYGALGMAIIGASSCLVPACRNFGQVIIPLCGICFGIALVDTALLPTLAFLVDVRHVSVYGSVYAIADISYCVAYALGPIVAGQIVHTMGFAQLNLGMGLANVLYAPVLLFLKNVCQMKPSHSERNILLEEGPKGLYDTIKMEERKGMGKSLQPAGEMDENGMGSYHRDLKGVSEEDSSDYEYS